In the Synechococcales cyanobacterium T60_A2020_003 genome, one interval contains:
- a CDS encoding protein kinase — MQTHCTRPGCPRPINQFTDLDDNATLKTVQQKYCTTCGMPQILIGRYIPTRLLGQGGFGAAYLAIDRYTPAMRKCVVKLFQPSGNLNPDQMRVAQELFEREGEVLEKLGNRHPQIPDLLAFFPLMVPSQRRGAPDDQFFYLVQEFIDGQDLEHEQAQKGAFSQSEVLEVLIEVLKILRFVHDNGSIHRDIKPSNIMRDRNGVLHLLDFGAVKQIAAGAGQPAQSSTGIYSMGFAPPEQMAGNIVYPATDLYALAVTCITLLTGKQPNELFDPYSNTWNWRAYAQVSDWLEAILNRMLLATPSQRFQSADEVIEALRLAAQTKTPASSSPPPPSRFGVNPTPSAPSAAAAAPSPPPLQSQPSAAPPITPTPAAAAVPAPPKPASPVPAAKAAPPAPVVSRSTVDLLLNAAFTGFEGGLLAIALASFGLTVLAGSGAWLGAIAILIVLQRQRVIERWKSLIIVAITLAVVLLVPPLHSVAGTLIAESPRVAVVVIAGLTAGLAIAGTTVFRLIYKILSALL, encoded by the coding sequence ATGCAAACACACTGCACTCGTCCTGGCTGTCCCCGTCCAATCAACCAGTTCACCGATTTGGATGACAACGCAACCCTGAAGACTGTGCAGCAAAAATATTGCACCACCTGTGGAATGCCCCAAATCCTGATCGGACGCTATATTCCGACCCGTTTACTTGGGCAAGGAGGATTTGGAGCCGCCTATCTCGCGATTGACCGCTATACGCCAGCCATGCGGAAGTGTGTGGTCAAACTGTTTCAGCCATCGGGTAACCTCAATCCTGACCAGATGCGGGTGGCTCAAGAGTTGTTTGAACGAGAGGGAGAAGTGCTGGAAAAGCTGGGCAATCGCCATCCTCAGATTCCGGATTTACTAGCATTTTTTCCATTAATGGTTCCCAGTCAACGTCGGGGCGCACCCGATGACCAGTTTTTTTATCTGGTTCAAGAATTTATTGATGGTCAGGATCTCGAACATGAGCAGGCTCAAAAAGGGGCATTCTCCCAAAGCGAGGTTTTAGAAGTCCTGATTGAAGTGTTGAAAATTCTGCGCTTTGTCCACGATAACGGGTCTATCCATCGCGACATTAAACCCTCCAACATCATGCGCGATCGCAACGGAGTGCTACACCTGCTGGATTTTGGTGCCGTCAAGCAAATTGCTGCCGGAGCCGGACAGCCGGCCCAATCGTCCACAGGTATTTATTCAATGGGCTTTGCGCCTCCAGAACAGATGGCAGGCAACATCGTCTATCCCGCCACTGACCTTTATGCCCTAGCCGTGACCTGCATTACGCTGTTGACGGGGAAGCAACCGAACGAACTCTTTGATCCCTACAGTAACACCTGGAATTGGCGTGCCTATGCCCAGGTTAGCGATTGGCTGGAGGCGATTTTGAATCGGATGTTGCTGGCAACGCCAAGCCAACGGTTTCAGTCTGCGGATGAGGTGATTGAAGCCCTTCGACTGGCCGCCCAAACCAAGACTCCTGCTTCATCGTCCCCGCCGCCGCCTTCGCGGTTTGGAGTTAACCCAACACCTTCAGCCCCCTCTGCCGCCGCCGCTGCCCCCTCCCCCCCTCCCCTTCAGTCGCAACCATCCGCTGCACCGCCCATTACACCCACGCCTGCCGCTGCTGCAGTCCCCGCACCACCGAAACCTGCATCGCCCGTTCCCGCGGCCAAAGCGGCTCCTCCAGCTCCAGTGGTGTCCCGTTCAACCGTAGATTTATTGCTCAATGCGGCGTTTACGGGGTTTGAGGGGGGGCTGTTGGCGATCGCCCTTGCCAGCTTTGGGCTGACAGTTCTAGCCGGATCGGGTGCATGGCTTGGGGCGATCGCCATTTTGATTGTGCTGCAAAGACAGCGAGTTATTGAACGGTGGAAGTCGTTGATCATTGTGGCCATTACGCTAGCTGTCGTTTTGCTGGTGCCGCCATTGCACAGTGTTGCAGGGACGCTGATTGCTGAAAGTCCCCGCGTGGCCGTGGTGGTGATTGCGGGGCTGACGGCGGGTCTGGCGATCGCCGGAACAACGGTTTTCCGTCTGATTTATAAAATCCTGTCCGCTCTGCTATAG
- a CDS encoding M23 family metallopeptidase, producing the protein MGRQDDLDRMRQLCRVPAQNAASIADTQPTSKPIQPAAPHRVPSKKKTRFTTWMLLLISVALLVILTHRSPSVWDPRMIFTASSELDQSEAQPGDHILNLVVTQGWNHNHMGIDVALPNGQDSTGIPVYAIGNPGAEVKITCWFDPIGGNNVSTYSDGQEFAFDYAHLDSSVCAPRGTATVMAGDEVGTIGNTGAGTTGPHLHFQQRKHGTENPVTGEHVPGWKGFIEQALEPKASVENGEVIEPEVLITPSDEPLQSPDLSPRSPQSPDNFQEQPGFNAPIAPPTAPEQDSSPSVRRSPNVYPPI; encoded by the coding sequence ATGGGTCGCCAAGATGATTTAGATCGAATGCGTCAGCTTTGCCGTGTTCCAGCCCAGAATGCGGCTTCCATTGCCGATACCCAACCGACATCCAAACCGATTCAGCCTGCTGCGCCCCACCGCGTACCCAGCAAAAAAAAGACAAGGTTCACAACCTGGATGCTGCTGCTGATCAGCGTTGCCCTCCTCGTAATTCTGACCCACCGTTCGCCGTCGGTATGGGATCCCCGCATGATCTTTACCGCATCATCTGAGCTTGACCAATCGGAAGCGCAACCTGGTGATCACATTTTGAATCTCGTGGTAACCCAAGGATGGAATCATAACCACATGGGGATTGACGTGGCCTTACCCAACGGGCAGGACTCAACGGGCATCCCCGTCTATGCGATTGGCAATCCAGGGGCAGAAGTTAAGATTACCTGCTGGTTTGATCCCATTGGGGGCAATAATGTTTCGACCTATTCAGACGGTCAGGAATTTGCCTTTGATTACGCCCATTTGGATTCCTCCGTCTGTGCGCCTAGGGGAACGGCAACGGTGATGGCGGGGGACGAAGTTGGCACCATTGGCAATACCGGAGCCGGAACAACAGGCCCTCATCTCCATTTTCAGCAGCGGAAACATGGAACCGAAAACCCAGTTACGGGCGAACATGTGCCGGGGTGGAAAGGATTTATTGAGCAAGCCCTTGAGCCAAAGGCATCGGTTGAGAACGGAGAGGTCATAGAACCAGAGGTTTTAATCACACCATCAGACGAGCCATTGCAAAGTCCCGATCTTTCACCGCGATCGCCCCAATCTCCTGATAATTTCCAGGAGCAACCCGGTTTCAATGCACCGATTGCCCCTCCCACCGCTCCTGAGCAAGACTCTTCGCCTAGCGTCAGGCGATCGCCTAATGTCTATCCCCCAATTTAA